Proteins encoded by one window of Clostridium bornimense:
- a CDS encoding non-ribosomal peptide synthetase translates to MKYYIQSNQENFYDLLSSNSMEQNQCFTFFHYNDDKKIEVKLTRSDLLKKSLDIAAKLKNSGIKKGDKVVILSTQTVDNVLSVVGAMLAGAIFTIIPPPIDPSKMERFISVVKSCNPKFLLCGNLLENKAKEILGALKKKVEVAEIFSNLEVINVEKCEKRENFIPEKIELDDIIYIQYSSGSTSAPKGVLISYGNLISAINCSVEPLGVERIFGWVPFFHNLGLVYLIFTPIIKPEFTIGIMSPSDFLEKPSRWIENLSEFKADSTLAPNSVYESYPKLVPANKLEGIDLSNLKLLLNGSEIVTYSSMKQFADEYKDFGINLYDFLVGYGLAEVTCGATGVCNFCDEQILDIDFDQYQNGKLVLANENTKNKIEFIGNGYTIKHHKIIAVNPDTLEECKEDEFGELWIEGPAVAKGYYNNPKATEETFYSKLKGQEGDFLRTGDFGIVKDGYIYITGRMKELIIINGNNILPNDIVVKLTEKMPALKYANIVPFSIVKEEKERLVLAFELPEVLRNSIEFSNIVDMANKCVLEYFEVSPYEICLVESGALPKSDNGKVSIAKTAKLYEENKLNIANSSRGNNECEYKKNIEYNTDTEKTLGKIITKEFDYNANIGDNLLNMGMDSLEVIQLTTKIEEIFNVTVPVSFVFENPTIKEIGKYIDRTLAGEDITDLEKDKSYLYDEVKLDENIKPGKYENDAPEMKNVFITGTTGFVGAYLIHSLLSETEARLYCHVRAKSEEDALKRIKYNMEYYHLWKEEYREFITPVIGSLDKPLLGIDEEKYKILTETIDTVYHNGALLNFIYPYERLKNTNVGGTIKTLEFACTGKPKYYNYVSSYSVFDNPSHFGKVAMEDDPLDSCIGYYLSYSETKWVCEKIVNLAREAGLRAAIYRPGEITGANDTGIWKLSDSISRTFKSILQTKVYPNIDLKIHMTQVDYIAEAIVKISKQGDAYGKAYNLMNSVYVSISELGRIINKCGYEAKPLSYEEWKENLFNSGNEHPLKLLESLFRITKKNEKEEFVNRYGKMSPTYFDTTNTDKALEGTGLSCEPMNEALIEKYIKNFI, encoded by the coding sequence ATGAAGTACTATATACAAAGTAATCAAGAGAATTTTTATGATTTATTAAGTAGCAATTCTATGGAGCAGAATCAGTGTTTTACTTTTTTTCATTATAATGATGATAAAAAAATTGAAGTTAAACTAACAAGATCAGATTTATTGAAAAAATCTCTAGATATAGCAGCTAAACTAAAGAATTCAGGTATAAAAAAAGGAGATAAAGTAGTGATTTTATCTACACAAACTGTAGATAATGTACTATCTGTTGTAGGAGCAATGTTAGCTGGAGCTATATTTACTATAATTCCACCTCCAATAGATCCAAGTAAAATGGAAAGATTCATTTCTGTAGTTAAGTCTTGTAATCCTAAATTTTTATTATGTGGTAACTTATTAGAAAACAAAGCAAAAGAAATTTTAGGTGCATTGAAAAAGAAAGTTGAAGTTGCAGAAATCTTTAGTAATTTAGAAGTTATTAATGTGGAAAAGTGTGAAAAGAGAGAAAACTTTATTCCAGAGAAAATAGAGTTAGATGATATTATATATATTCAATATTCTTCAGGATCAACTAGTGCCCCAAAGGGAGTATTAATTTCATATGGAAATTTAATTAGTGCTATTAATTGTAGTGTAGAACCTTTAGGAGTAGAAAGAATTTTTGGATGGGTTCCATTCTTTCATAATTTAGGTTTAGTTTATTTAATATTTACTCCAATAATAAAACCGGAATTTACTATTGGTATAATGTCACCATCAGATTTCTTAGAAAAACCTTCAAGATGGATTGAAAACTTAAGTGAATTTAAAGCTGATAGTACCTTAGCGCCTAATTCAGTTTATGAGTCATATCCTAAATTAGTACCCGCAAATAAATTAGAAGGTATAGATTTGTCTAATTTAAAATTACTATTAAATGGATCTGAAATAGTAACATATTCATCAATGAAACAATTTGCAGATGAGTATAAAGATTTCGGAATTAATTTATATGACTTCTTAGTAGGATACGGTCTTGCAGAAGTTACTTGTGGAGCTACTGGCGTATGTAATTTTTGTGATGAGCAAATATTAGATATTGATTTTGATCAATATCAAAATGGAAAATTAGTTTTAGCAAATGAGAATACAAAAAATAAGATAGAGTTTATTGGAAATGGGTATACAATAAAACATCATAAGATAATAGCTGTAAATCCTGATACCTTAGAAGAATGTAAAGAAGATGAATTTGGAGAGTTATGGATAGAAGGTCCAGCAGTAGCTAAGGGGTATTATAACAATCCTAAAGCTACAGAAGAAACATTTTATTCTAAATTAAAAGGACAAGAAGGAGATTTCTTACGTACTGGTGATTTTGGAATAGTAAAAGATGGCTATATTTATATAACTGGACGTATGAAAGAACTTATAATAATTAATGGAAATAATATTTTACCTAATGATATTGTAGTTAAGTTAACAGAAAAGATGCCAGCATTAAAATATGCAAATATAGTACCTTTCTCAATAGTAAAGGAAGAAAAAGAAAGATTAGTATTAGCTTTTGAATTGCCTGAAGTTCTTAGAAATAGTATTGAGTTTAGCAATATTGTAGATATGGCTAATAAATGTGTTTTAGAATATTTTGAAGTATCACCATATGAGATATGCCTTGTTGAAAGTGGAGCATTGCCTAAGTCTGATAATGGTAAAGTATCTATAGCTAAAACAGCAAAATTATATGAAGAAAATAAATTAAATATAGCAAATAGTTCTCGTGGTAATAATGAATGCGAATATAAGAAAAACATAGAATATAATACAGACACTGAAAAAACATTAGGCAAAATAATAACTAAAGAATTTGATTATAATGCTAATATAGGGGACAACCTTTTAAATATGGGTATGGACTCTTTAGAAGTAATACAATTAACTACTAAAATAGAAGAGATATTTAATGTCACTGTACCAGTATCTTTTGTTTTTGAGAATCCAACAATAAAGGAAATAGGAAAATATATTGATAGAACTTTAGCTGGTGAAGATATTACTGATTTAGAAAAGGATAAAAGTTATTTATATGATGAAGTAAAATTAGATGAAAACATTAAGCCAGGAAAATATGAGAATGATGCTCCGGAAATGAAAAATGTTTTCATTACGGGAACTACTGGTTTTGTTGGAGCATATTTAATCCATAGTTTATTATCTGAAACAGAAGCAAGACTTTACTGCCATGTAAGAGCCAAAAGTGAAGAAGATGCTTTAAAGAGAATTAAGTATAATATGGAGTACTATCATTTATGGAAGGAAGAATATAGAGAATTTATTACTCCAGTAATAGGATCTTTAGATAAGCCATTATTAGGAATAGATGAAGAAAAATATAAGATATTAACAGAAACAATAGATACAGTATATCATAATGGAGCACTACTTAATTTTATATATCCATATGAAAGATTGAAAAATACTAATGTAGGAGGAACAATAAAGACATTAGAATTTGCTTGTACAGGAAAACCTAAATATTATAATTATGTTTCTTCATATAGCGTTTTTGATAATCCAAGTCATTTTGGAAAAGTAGCTATGGAGGATGATCCTCTAGATAGCTGTATAGGCTATTACTTATCATATAGTGAAACTAAATGGGTATGTGAAAAAATAGTTAACTTAGCAAGAGAAGCAGGTCTCAGAGCAGCAATATATCGTCCAGGAGAAATAACAGGGGCAAATGATACAGGAATATGGAAACTTAGTGATTCCATAAGTAGAACATTTAAGTCTATATTACAAACAAAAGTTTATCCAAATATAGATCTTAAAATTCACATGACACAAGTAGATTACATAGCAGAGGCCATAGTTAAGATATCAAAACAAGGTGATGCTTACGGTAAGGCTTATAATTTAATGAATAGTGTTTATGTGTCTATCAGTGAACTTGGAAGAATTATAAATAAATGTGGTTATGAGGCTAAACCTTTAAGTTATGAAGAATGGAAAGAAAATTTATTTAATTCAGGAAATGAACATCCACTAAAACTTTTGGAATCATTATTTAGAATTACTAAGAAAAATGAAAAAGAAGAATTTGTAAATAGATATGGGAAAATGTCACCAACATACTTTGACACTACTAATACTGATAAAGCGTTAGAAGGAACGGGTTTGAGTTGTGAACCTATGAATGAAGCTCTAATTGAAAAGTATATAAAGAATTTTATATAA
- the tsaE gene encoding tRNA (adenosine(37)-N6)-threonylcarbamoyltransferase complex ATPase subunit type 1 TsaE, which yields MKFITHTEEETINLGYKIGCHLQSGAVICIDGDLGTGKTHLTKGLAKGLDIDEYITSPTFTLVNEYDGRLKLYHFDVYRIDDPYEIEAIGFDEYIYSDGVSIIEWSSIIEDLLPSDRLNIKISKNLELGLDYREISIDIVGNKLNYLKEVL from the coding sequence ATGAAATTTATAACACATACTGAAGAAGAAACTATAAATCTAGGCTATAAAATAGGTTGTCATCTACAATCAGGTGCTGTTATTTGTATAGATGGAGATCTTGGTACAGGTAAAACCCATCTTACTAAAGGCTTAGCAAAAGGCTTAGATATTGATGAATATATAACTAGTCCTACATTTACTTTAGTTAACGAATATGATGGCAGATTAAAATTATATCATTTTGATGTTTATAGAATTGATGATCCTTATGAAATTGAAGCTATTGGATTTGATGAATATATATATTCAGATGGAGTGTCAATTATAGAGTGGTCTTCCATCATAGAAGATTTATTGCCAAGTGATAGATTAAATATCAAAATATCTAAAAATTTAGAGCTTGGATTAGACTACCGTGAAATATCAATAGACATAGTAGGCAATAAACTAAATTATCTTAAGGAGGTCCTATAA
- the tsaB gene encoding tRNA (adenosine(37)-N6)-threonylcarbamoyltransferase complex dimerization subunit type 1 TsaB has product MKLLCVDSSSETASVAVIEDNKILTELTYNDKKQHSVILMTLIDSAIKNSGNTISDIDGFVVSKGPGSFTGLRIGMSTVKALAHGSNKPYASISTLDALAYSIPEFNGIICPLFDALRNNVYTALYKKTNGELLPICDYDAIEISELINKLNSLGEPVLFLGDDCFKFKDMLSEVKLGTFASPFNNLVRASSLGFIAMDKFKNNDFNNLDEDAPLYIRVSQAEREYINKHGKTVYEE; this is encoded by the coding sequence TTGAAACTTCTATGTGTAGATTCTTCTAGTGAAACAGCTTCCGTAGCTGTTATTGAAGATAATAAAATATTAACTGAACTTACGTATAACGATAAAAAACAGCATTCTGTTATTCTAATGACTTTAATAGACTCTGCAATAAAAAATAGTGGTAACACAATTTCTGATATAGATGGATTTGTCGTTTCTAAAGGTCCAGGATCATTTACTGGCCTTAGAATAGGTATGTCCACTGTTAAAGCCTTAGCTCATGGAAGTAATAAGCCTTATGCATCTATATCTACATTAGATGCCCTTGCTTATAGCATTCCTGAATTTAATGGTATAATATGTCCTTTGTTTGATGCTTTAAGAAATAATGTATATACGGCCTTATACAAAAAAACTAATGGAGAACTATTACCTATCTGCGACTATGATGCCATCGAAATATCAGAATTAATTAATAAACTTAATTCATTAGGTGAGCCAGTTCTATTTTTAGGTGATGATTGTTTTAAATTTAAAGATATGTTATCTGAAGTTAAATTAGGAACCTTTGCTTCCCCATTCAACAATTTAGTTCGTGCCTCTTCTCTTGGATTTATAGCAATGGATAAATTCAAAAATAATGATTTTAATAATTTAGATGAAGATGCTCCTCTTTATATTAGAGTGTCTCAAGCAGAAAGAGAATACATCAATAAACATGGAAAAACAGTATATGAAGAATAA
- the rimI gene encoding ribosomal protein S18-alanine N-acetyltransferase: MEKQYMKNNIFIDDLRLEYIDAIYEIETMSFSLPWSKDSLIKELDNKNAHYFIALLDGKVVGYIGLWEIIDEGHITNIAIHPNFRGHGFGKILLTSAVDYCKNKNFYGITLEVRVSNTIAINLYESLGFVNCGIRKKFYTDNNEDGIIMWKYFR, from the coding sequence ATGGAAAAACAGTATATGAAGAATAATATTTTTATTGATGATTTACGTCTTGAATATATTGATGCTATCTATGAAATTGAAACAATGTCTTTTTCATTACCTTGGAGTAAAGATAGTCTAATAAAAGAATTAGATAATAAAAATGCTCACTATTTTATTGCTCTATTAGATGGAAAAGTAGTTGGATATATAGGTCTGTGGGAAATTATCGATGAAGGCCATATAACTAACATCGCTATCCACCCTAACTTTAGGGGACATGGTTTTGGAAAAATACTATTAACATCAGCCGTTGATTACTGTAAAAACAAAAACTTTTATGGTATAACCCTTGAAGTGCGTGTCTCAAATACAATTGCCATAAATCTTTATGAATCTCTTGGCTTTGTTAACTGCGGTATTAGAAAGAAATTTTATACCGATAACAACGAAGATGGAATTATTATGTGGAAATATTTTAGATAA
- a CDS encoding ECF transporter S component has translation MNKKLNKMVKISILSVLALIFMFIEVPLPIFPSFLKIEVSDIPAVVGAIIYGPVAGVIIELIKNLLHGILMTSTGFVGELANFIVGSAFVIPVGLIYNRTNIKFKLLVSSILGVVFMVLVAAIGNYFIFLPLYEKVMGWNLNDFVAMGAAINSSITNVKSLVILSIAPFNVLKGTIVAVVTAVIIKPLSSIIEKEKKAL, from the coding sequence ATGAATAAAAAACTTAATAAAATGGTAAAAATATCAATACTTAGTGTATTGGCATTAATATTTATGTTTATAGAAGTGCCATTACCTATATTTCCGAGCTTTTTAAAGATAGAAGTATCTGATATACCAGCAGTTGTAGGAGCTATAATTTATGGACCAGTAGCAGGTGTAATAATAGAACTTATAAAAAACTTGCTTCATGGTATTCTTATGACATCAACAGGATTTGTAGGAGAATTAGCAAACTTTATAGTAGGTTCCGCTTTTGTAATTCCAGTAGGGTTGATCTATAATCGTACAAATATTAAATTTAAGTTATTAGTATCATCTATATTAGGAGTTGTATTTATGGTATTAGTAGCTGCTATAGGTAATTATTTTATATTTTTACCATTATACGAAAAAGTAATGGGATGGAATCTTAATGATTTCGTTGCTATGGGTGCGGCGATAAACAGTTCTATAACAAACGTAAAATCTTTAGTAATTTTAAGTATAGCGCCATTTAACGTGCTTAAAGGAACTATAGTCGCAGTAGTAACAGCAGTAATAATAAAACCATTATCATCAATTATTGAAAAAGAAAAGAAAGCTTTATAA
- a CDS encoding Tex family protein — protein MDFIIDKLVKEFGIQEKYIRSVIDLLDEGATVPFIARYRKEATGGLSDVQLRDLYERLNYLKNLQDRKASVKSLIEEQGKLTEELSSQIDAAETLTEVEDLYRPYKQKKKTRASIAVEKGLKPLAEVIFEGEFKGDIKEYASEFIDEEKKVNTADEALAGAVDIISEMISDEASFRKWIRTYLTNKGFIESSGNSEERTPYEMYYEYKEKVNMIPSHRILAISRGEDEKVLSVKIVGDEEFILNYLRSNLLKDNDETDPYIEMAIKDGYKRLIFPSIEREIRNELWEKAEEGAINIFKKNLKALMLQSPIKGKIVLGFDPGFRTGCKTAILDETGKILTTETIHITANSKDQVAKEREKLKAMMKEYNVEVVSLGNGTASRESEEIIAEIIDEIKRETGKEIYYVIVSEAGASVYSASELASKEYPDINVSLRGAISIGRRLQDPMAELVKIDPKSIGVGQYQHDVNEKKLNESLTGVVEDAVNTVGVDLNVATPSLLSYVSGITPAIAANIVAYREEKGKFSGRKELLKVKRLGPKAYEQCAGFLRVMESKEVLDNTSVHPESYEGAKKLLSILGYNENDVRENNLQDIDKKIEEVGLSKIEEETGLGSITLQDIIKEIKKPGRDPREEMPKPILKSGVIEVDQLTPGMELKGTVRNVADFGAFVDIGVHVDGLVHKSQMRDKFVKHPLDVVSVGDIVNVKVLEIDKERGRISLTMKGLTN, from the coding sequence ATGGATTTTATAATAGATAAGTTAGTTAAAGAATTTGGAATACAAGAAAAATATATAAGAAGTGTTATTGATCTTCTAGATGAAGGAGCTACAGTACCTTTTATAGCTAGATATAGAAAAGAGGCTACTGGTGGACTTTCAGATGTTCAATTAAGAGATTTATATGAAAGATTAAACTATTTAAAGAATCTTCAAGATAGAAAAGCAAGTGTAAAATCTTTAATAGAAGAGCAAGGGAAATTAACTGAAGAGTTATCTTCACAAATAGATGCTGCTGAGACTCTTACTGAAGTAGAAGATTTATATAGACCATATAAGCAAAAGAAGAAGACAAGAGCAAGTATAGCAGTAGAAAAAGGATTAAAACCATTAGCAGAAGTTATCTTTGAAGGCGAATTTAAAGGTGACATTAAAGAGTATGCTAGTGAATTTATAGACGAAGAGAAAAAAGTAAATACTGCAGATGAAGCATTAGCAGGAGCTGTAGATATAATAAGTGAAATGATTTCAGATGAAGCTTCTTTTAGAAAGTGGATAAGAACCTATTTAACTAATAAAGGATTTATTGAAAGTAGCGGAAATAGTGAAGAAAGAACACCATATGAGATGTATTATGAATATAAAGAGAAAGTTAATATGATACCATCTCATAGAATTCTTGCTATAAGCAGAGGAGAAGATGAAAAAGTTCTTTCAGTAAAAATTGTTGGTGATGAAGAGTTTATATTAAATTACTTAAGAAGCAATCTTTTAAAGGATAATGATGAAACAGACCCATATATTGAAATGGCTATAAAAGATGGTTATAAAAGATTAATATTCCCATCAATAGAGAGAGAAATAAGAAATGAATTATGGGAAAAGGCTGAAGAAGGGGCTATTAATATCTTTAAGAAAAACCTTAAAGCATTAATGCTACAATCACCGATAAAAGGGAAAATTGTGTTAGGATTTGACCCAGGTTTTAGAACGGGATGTAAGACTGCTATATTAGATGAAACAGGTAAGATACTTACTACAGAAACTATTCATATTACAGCTAATAGTAAAGATCAAGTAGCTAAAGAGAGAGAAAAGCTTAAAGCAATGATGAAAGAATACAATGTAGAAGTTGTATCTTTAGGAAATGGAACTGCATCTAGAGAAAGTGAAGAGATAATAGCAGAAATTATAGATGAGATAAAGAGAGAGACTGGAAAAGAAATATATTATGTTATTGTAAGTGAAGCTGGGGCTTCTGTTTATTCTGCATCAGAATTAGCATCAAAGGAATATCCAGATATAAATGTATCTCTTAGAGGAGCTATTTCTATAGGAAGAAGATTACAAGATCCTATGGCAGAGTTGGTAAAAATTGATCCTAAATCTATAGGGGTAGGTCAATACCAACATGATGTTAACGAAAAGAAATTAAATGAATCATTAACAGGGGTTGTTGAAGATGCTGTTAACACTGTAGGAGTAGATTTAAATGTGGCTACGCCATCACTTTTATCTTATGTATCTGGAATAACTCCAGCTATAGCGGCAAATATAGTAGCTTATAGAGAAGAAAAAGGAAAATTTTCAGGAAGAAAAGAACTTTTAAAAGTTAAAAGACTAGGACCAAAGGCTTATGAACAATGTGCTGGATTCTTAAGAGTTATGGAAAGTAAAGAAGTTTTAGATAATACTTCAGTGCATCCAGAATCTTATGAAGGTGCTAAGAAGCTTTTATCTATATTAGGATATAATGAAAATGATGTTAGAGAAAATAATCTTCAAGATATTGATAAAAAGATAGAAGAAGTAGGATTATCTAAAATAGAAGAGGAAACAGGGTTAGGATCAATAACTCTTCAAGATATTATTAAAGAAATTAAAAAGCCAGGTAGAGATCCAAGAGAAGAAATGCCAAAGCCGATATTAAAAAGTGGAGTAATAGAAGTAGATCAATTAACTCCAGGAATGGAGCTTAAAGGTACTGTTAGAAATGTAGCAGACTTTGGAGCATTTGTAGATATTGGTGTCCATGTAGATGGCTTAGTTCATAAAAGCCAAATGAGAGATAAATTTGTAAAGCATCCTCTTGATGTTGTATCAGTAGGTGATATAGTAAATGTTAAAGTTTTAGAAATAGATAAAGAAAGAGGAAGGATATCTTTAACTATGAAGGGATTAACTAACTAA
- the prfB gene encoding peptide chain release factor 2 (programmed frameshift), whose amino-acid sequence MIQLDEAMSLIKNIDVIIKEVGDSLDIPRLKLNVEELEARMQEDGFWDDIERAQETTQKAKNIKDTVEKYEEYLSKYEDIEVLLEMAKEEDDEDLVSEAFSEIKDLSNELEEMKIRLMLSGEYDTNNAILTLHAGVGGTDAMDWTEMLLRMYTRYCEKKGYKVETLDLLVGDEAGIKSVTLKITGEFAYGYLKAERGIHRLVRISPFNANGKRQTSFASMEVIPELSTEQNKHVEIRPEDLKVDTYRASGAGGQHVNKTESAVRITHIPTGIIVACQSERSQIQNRETAMNMLKAKLVELKERAHKEKIEDLTGDLKDMGWGSQIRSYVLHPYTMVKDHRTGVQVNDVSSVMDGNLDNFIIEYLKNPSEVKEEE is encoded by the exons ATGATTCAATTAGATGAAGCAATGAGTTTAATAAAAAATATCGATGTAATTATTAAAGAAGTGGGGGATTCACTT GACATCCCTAGACTAAAACTTAATGTAGAGGAATTAGAGGCTAGGATGCAAGAAGATGGTTTTTGGGATGATATAGAAAGAGCTCAAGAAACTACTCAAAAGGCTAAAAATATAAAAGATACTGTTGAGAAATACGAAGAATACTTATCTAAGTATGAAGATATTGAAGTATTATTAGAGATGGCTAAGGAAGAAGACGATGAAGACTTAGTATCTGAAGCTTTTAGTGAAATAAAAGATTTAAGTAACGAACTAGAAGAAATGAAAATAAGATTGATGTTATCTGGGGAATATGATACTAATAATGCTATTTTAACTCTTCATGCCGGGGTTGGTGGTACTGATGCTATGGATTGGACAGAAATGCTTTTAAGAATGTATACAAGATACTGTGAAAAGAAAGGATATAAAGTAGAAACTTTAGATCTTTTAGTGGGAGATGAAGCAGGAATAAAAAGCGTTACGTTAAAAATCACTGGTGAATTTGCTTATGGATATCTTAAAGCAGAGAGAGGAATTCATAGATTAGTAAGAATATCACCTTTTAATGCTAATGGAAAAAGACAAACATCTTTTGCGTCTATGGAGGTTATACCAGAACTGTCAACTGAGCAAAATAAACATGTAGAAATAAGACCAGAAGACTTAAAAGTAGATACTTATAGAGCATCTGGTGCTGGAGGTCAGCATGTAAATAAGACAGAATCAGCGGTAAGAATAACTCATATTCCAACAGGTATAATCGTTGCATGTCAAAGTGAGAGAAGCCAAATACAAAATAGAGAAACAGCTATGAATATGTTAAAAGCTAAGTTAGTAGAACTTAAAGAGAGAGCACATAAAGAAAAGATAGAGGATTTAACAGGAGACCTAAAAGACATGGGATGGGGTAGTCAAATAAGGTCTTATGTATTACATCCATATACTATGGTTAAGGATCATAGAACTGGAGTACAAGTTAATGATGTTTCTTCTGTAATGGATGGAAATTTAGATAACTTCATTATTGAATATCTAAAAAATCCTTCAGAAGTAAAAGAAGAAGAGTAA